A window from Onychostoma macrolepis isolate SWU-2019 chromosome 07, ASM1243209v1, whole genome shotgun sequence encodes these proteins:
- the ppip5k1a gene encoding inositol hexakisphosphate and diphosphoinositol-pentakisphosphate kinase 2 isoform X7, with product MSEPSSPGESQCGAPRFFVGCAEDESEGLDDYASMRTDMELYEDDLEDDSPPERQIVVGICCMMKKSKSKPMTQILERLCKFEYITVVIFPEDVILNEPVEKWPLCDCLISFHSKGFPLDKAVSYAKLRNPLLINDLNMQYYIQDRREVYRILQEEGIDLPRYAVLNRDPDKPDECNLVEGEDQVEVNGEVFPKPFVEKPVSAEDHNVYIYYPTSAGGGSQRLFRKIGSRSSVYSPESSVRKTGSYIYEEFMPTDGTDVKVYTVGPDYAHAEARKSPALDGKVERDSEGKEIRYPVMLTAMEKLVARKVCLAFKQTVCGFDLLRANGHSYVCDVNGFSFVKNSMKYYDDCAKILGNIVMRELAPQFQIPWSIPTEAEDIPIVPTTSGTMMELRCVIAVIRHGDRTPKQKMKMEVRNPMFFELFEKYGGYKTGKLKLKKPKQLQEVLDITRTLLADIGQHTDCEIEEKKSKLEQLKTVLEMYGHFSGINRKVQLTYLPHGQPKTSSEEEDTRKEGPSILLVLKWGGELTPAGRVQAEELGRAFRCMYPGGQGDYAGFPGCGLLRLHSTYRHDLKIYASDEGRVQMTAAAFAKGLLALEGELTPILVQMVKSANMNGLLDNDIDSLSGCQQRVKARLHEIMQKDEIFTEEDFDRLAPTCSSSLVNSMKAVENPVSTCDQVYTLVQSLTSQIRKRLEDPKSADLQLYHSETLEMMLQRWSKLERDFRMKSGRYDISKIPDIYDCVKYDVQHNSSLGLEDTLELFKISRALANIVIPQEYGINKVEKLDIAYAYCLPLVKKIQLDLQRTHEDESVNKLHPLYSRGVLSPGRHVRTRLYFTSESHVHSLLSIFRYGGLLDEEKDQQWNRAMDYLSAVTELNYMTQIVIMLYEDNNKDPSSEERFHVELHFSPGVKVSEEESAPMGFGFRPASAENDQKQTDPGSLENLLQDEPDRALPLSEAISTQRKSPLIRNRKTGSMEVLSESSSSKGGSYRLFPSCSRQSPEMKQSGLGFEGCSMVPSIYPLETLHNSLSLKQVNEFLTTMCENAGDSHTRTTRALSAMFDSQNQPTGDSYIPHRVLSSSVSLRQRSDRPPWYSSGPSSTVSSAGPSSPTTADTSPRFSFSEKITLTPQSSEEIHPAPHNNSHCVSSTSALSSTETSLPSEDPHPSIPSPILERPSEIAVDGTDSAGQCLTESPCCDEAPSPAPAEPSSHLPDSPPTESFCGLSSSLPVLLELRESSSEAGSSAQTPLTPEEPDEFFDTQETVDVWRGSPGTLPHPGTPLEVGAPHVPEP from the exons ATGTCAGAGCCCAGCAGCCCCGGCGAGAGCCAGTGCGGCGCTCCCAGATTCTTCGTGGGCTGCGCGGAGGATGAGAGCGAAGGCCTGGACGACTACGCCAGCATGAGGACAGACATGGAGCTGTACGAAGACGACCTGGAGGATGACTCG CCTCCAGAGCGTCAGATCGTGGTGGGGATTTGCTGTATGATGAAGAAATCCAAGTCCAAACCCATGACTCAGATCTTGGAGCGTCTTTGCAAGTTTGAGTACATCACAGTGGTCATCTTTCCAGAGGATGTCATACTCAATGAGCCGGTGGAGAAGTGGCCACTCTGTGACTGCCTGATCTCATTTCACTCTAAAG GTTTCCCCTTGGATAAGGCAGTGAGTTATGCAAAACTCCGCAACCCGCTGCTCATCAATGATCTTAATATGCAGTATTACATACAGGATAG gAGGGAAGTATATCGTATCCTGCAGGAGGAGGGGATAGATCTGCCACGCTATGCTGTGTTAAACCGCGACCCTGACAAACCTGATG AGTGTAACCTGGTTGAGGGAGAAGACCAAGTTGAAGTTAACGGTGAAGTCTTTCCAAAACCCTTTGTAGAGAAACCAGTTTCTGCTGAGGACCATAATGTGTACATCTACTACCCAACTTCAGCTGGAGGAGGCAGCCAGCGTCTCTTTAGAAAG ATTGGGAGCAGAAGTAGTGTTTACTCTCCAGAGAGCAGTGTGAGGAAAACTGGCTCCTATATCTATGAAGAGTTCATGCCAACTGATGGCACAGATGTGAAG GTGTATACAGTAGGGCCAGATTACGCTCATGCAGAGGCTCGTAAGTCCCCTGCTCTCGACGGAAAAGTTGAGCGAGACAGTGAAGGCAAAGAAATCCGCTACCCAGTCATGCTCACTGCCATGGAGAAGCTTGTGGCCCGTAAAGTGTGTCTGGCATTCAAG CAAACAGTGTGTGGATTCGACCTTCTCCGAGCCAATGGCCACTCGTATGTGTGCGATGTCAACGGATTTAGCTTTGTGAAGAATTCCATGAAGTACTATGATGACTGTGCTAAGATCCTGGG AAATATAGTGATGAGGGAGCTGGCTCCTCAGTTCCAGATCCCCTGGTCCATACCTACAGAGGCTGAGGACATTCCTATTGTACCCACTACATCAGGGACCAT GATGGAGCTTCGCTGTGTGATTGCTGTGATCCGTCATGGAGATCGTACACCAAAGCAGAAGATGAAGATGGAAGTGCGGAATCCCAT GTTCTTTGAGCTTTTTGAAAAATACGGTGGGTATAAAACGGGCAAGCTGAAGCTAAAGAAACCCAAACAACTGCAG GAAGTTCTGGACATTACCAGGACACTTTTGGCAGACATAGGACAGCATACTGACTGTGAAATAGAGGAGAAGAAGTCCAAGCTTGAACAACTAAAGACTGTTCTAGAAAT GTATGGCCATTTCTCTGGAATCAATAGGAAAGTGCAGCTAACATATCTTCCTCATGGACAACCCAAAACATCCAGTGAGGAGGAAG ATACTCGTAAGGAGGGCCCCTCTATACTGCTGGTGCTGAAGTGGGGAGGAGAGCTGACTCCAGCTGGCAGAGTTCAGGCTGAAGAACTCGGCAGGGCTTTTCGCTGCATGTATCCTGGAGGTCAAG GGGATTATGCTGGCTTTCCAGGCTGTGGCCTGCTCAGGCTACACAGCACCTACCGGCATGACCTCAAGATCTATGCCTCTGATGAGGGCAGGGTGCAAATGACTGCTGCTGCCTTTGCAAAG GGTCTCTTGGCACTGGAAGGGGAACTGACACCGATCCTGGTCCAGATGGTAAAGAGTGCAAATATGAACGGCCTGCTGGATAACGATATCGATTCCCTCAGTGGCTGTCAGCAGAGGGTTAAGGCTAGACTTCATGAGATCATGCAGAAAGATGAAATCTTCACAGAAGAAGACTTTGACCGG CTGGCTCCAACATGCAGTAGCTCTCTGGTGAACTCTATGAAGGCTGTGGAGAATCCAGTTAGTACGTGTGATCAAGTCTACACCCTTGTCCAGAGCCTCACCTCACAGATCCGCAAAAGACTTGAAGACCCCAAATCAGCAG ATTTACAGCTGTACCACAGCGAGACACTGGAGATGATGCTGCAGCGCTGGTCTAAGTTGGAAAGGGACTTCCGCATGAAGAGCGGCCGCTACGACATCAGCAAGATTCCTGACATTTACGACTGTGTTAAGTATGATGTGCAGCACAACAGCTCTCTGGGCCTGGAGGACACATTGGAACTCTTCAAGATCTCTCGAGCACTAGCCAACATTGTCATACCTCAG GAGTACGGCATTAATAAGGTGGAGAAGCTGGATATTGCGTATGCCTACTGTCTGCCTTTAGTGAAGAAGATTCAGCTTGACCTTCAGAGGACACATGAGGACGAGTCTGTAAACAAGCTGCATCCACT ATATTCACGTGGAGTGCTGTCACCAGGCAGGCATGTCCGAACTCGGCTGTATTTCACGAGTGAGAGTCACGTCCACTCGCTGCTTAGCATCTTCCGTTATGGTGGCCTATTAGAT GAGGAGAAGGACCAGCAGTGGAATAGAGCCATGGATTATCTGAGTGCAGTGACTGAGCTCAACTACATGACCCAGATCGTCATTATGCTCTATGAAGACAACAATAAG GACCCATCCTCTGAAGAGCGCTTCCATGTGGAACTGCATTTCAGCCCTGGGGTCAAAGTATCTGAGGAGGAGAGCGCTCCGATGGGCTTTGGCTTCCGACCAGCCTCTGCTGAA AATGATCAGAAGCAAACAGACCCTGGTAGTTTGGAAAATCTCTTACAAGATGAGCCTGACCGCGCTTTGCCCCTTTCAGAGGCCATCAGCACCCAGAGGAAATCCCCTCTGATCCGGAATCGCAAGACTGGCTCCATGGAG gtCCTGTCAGAAAGCTCGTCCTCTAAAGGGGGCAGCTATCGCCTCTTCCCCTCCTGCTCACGTCAGTCTCCAGAGATGAAGCAGAGCGGATTAG GTTTTGAAGGCTGCTCCATGGTGCCCTCCATCTACCCCCTGGAGACCCTCCACAACTCACTCTCACTCAAGCAAGTGAACGAGTTCCTAACAACTATGTGTGAGAATGCAGGAGATTCCCACACCAGGACAACCAGAG CTCTCTCAGCCATGTTTGATTCCCAGAACCAGCCCACAGGGGATTCTTACATCCCTCACAGAGTGCTGTCCTCCTCTGTTTCACTGCGCCAGCGCTCTGATCGGCCACCCTGGT ACAGCAGTGGTCCCTCCAGTACGGTGTCAAGTGCCGGCCCCTCGTCTCCCACTACGGCTGACACCTCCCCAcgcttcagcttcagtgagaaGATCACCCTCACTCCGCAGAGCAGCGAGGAGATCCACCCAGCCCCTCACAACAACAGCCACTGCGTGTCCTCCACGTCAGCACTCAGCAGCACTGAAACCAGCCTCCCCTCTGAGGACCCCCACCCGTCAATACCATCCCCCATCCTGGAGAGACCCAGTGAAATAGCAGTGGACGGCACAGACTCTGCAGGCCAGTGTCTTACAGAGAGCCCCTGCTGTGATGAAGCACCAAGTCCGGCCCCCGCCGAGCCCAGCTCACACTTGCCCGACAGTCCGCCAACAGAGTCCTTCTGTGGGCTTTCCAGCTCCCTGCCTGTGCTCCTGGAGCTCAGAGAGAGCAGCTCAGAGGCCGGCTCCAGCGCCCAGACCCCGCTCACCCCTGAGGAGCCAGATGAGTTCTTTGATACACAGGAAACAGTCGATGTGTGGAGGGGAAGCCCGGGGACCCTTCCTCACCCTGGCACTCCTCTAGAAGTGGGAGCTCCACATGTGCCTGAGCCGTGA
- the ppip5k1a gene encoding inositol hexakisphosphate and diphosphoinositol-pentakisphosphate kinase 1 isoform X8: MSEPSSPGESQCGAPRFFVGCAEDESEGLDDYASMRTDMELYEDDLEDDSPPERQIVVGICCMMKKSKSKPMTQILERLCKFEYITVVIFPEDVILNEPVEKWPLCDCLISFHSKGFPLDKAVSYAKLRNPLLINDLNMQYYIQDRREVYRILQEEGIDLPRYAVLNRDPDKPDECNLVEGEDQVEVNGEVFPKPFVEKPVSAEDHNVYIYYPTSAGGGSQRLFRKIGSRSSVYSPESSVRKTGSYIYEEFMPTDGTDVKVYTVGPDYAHAEARKSPALDGKVERDSEGKEIRYPVMLTAMEKLVARKVCLAFKQTVCGFDLLRANGHSYVCDVNGFSFVKNSMKYYDDCAKILGNIVMRELAPQFQIPWSIPTEAEDIPIVPTTSGTMMELRCVIAVIRHGDRTPKQKMKMEVRNPMFFELFEKYGGYKTGKLKLKKPKQLQEVLDITRTLLADIGQHTDCEIEEKKSKLEQLKTVLEMYGHFSGINRKVQLTYLPHGQPKTSSEEEDTRKEGPSILLVLKWGGELTPAGRVQAEELGRAFRCMYPGGQGDYAGFPGCGLLRLHSTYRHDLKIYASDEGRVQMTAAAFAKGLLALEGELTPILVQMVKSANMNGLLDNDIDSLSGCQQRVKARLHEIMQKDEIFTEEDFDRLAPTCSSSLVNSMKAVENPVSTCDQVYTLVQSLTSQIRKRLEDPKSADLQLYHSETLEMMLQRWSKLERDFRMKSGRYDISKIPDIYDCVKYDVQHNSSLGLEDTLELFKISRALANIVIPQEYGINKVEKLDIAYAYCLPLVKKIQLDLQRTHEDESVNKLHPLYSRGVLSPGRHVRTRLYFTSESHVHSLLSIFRYGGLLDEEKDQQWNRAMDYLSAVTELNYMTQIVIMLYEDNNKDPSSEERFHVELHFSPGVKVSEEESAPMGFGFRPASAENDQKQTDPGSLENLLQDEPDRALPLSEAISTQRKSPLIRNRKTGSMEVLSESSSSKGGSYRLFPSCSRQSPEMKQSGLGSQCAGLFSTTVLGGSSSAPNLQDYARTHRKKFSSGSLTCKDGIQKSLKQKHELLSMPAVKRFSVSFAKHPTNVSSTF, encoded by the exons ATGTCAGAGCCCAGCAGCCCCGGCGAGAGCCAGTGCGGCGCTCCCAGATTCTTCGTGGGCTGCGCGGAGGATGAGAGCGAAGGCCTGGACGACTACGCCAGCATGAGGACAGACATGGAGCTGTACGAAGACGACCTGGAGGATGACTCG CCTCCAGAGCGTCAGATCGTGGTGGGGATTTGCTGTATGATGAAGAAATCCAAGTCCAAACCCATGACTCAGATCTTGGAGCGTCTTTGCAAGTTTGAGTACATCACAGTGGTCATCTTTCCAGAGGATGTCATACTCAATGAGCCGGTGGAGAAGTGGCCACTCTGTGACTGCCTGATCTCATTTCACTCTAAAG GTTTCCCCTTGGATAAGGCAGTGAGTTATGCAAAACTCCGCAACCCGCTGCTCATCAATGATCTTAATATGCAGTATTACATACAGGATAG gAGGGAAGTATATCGTATCCTGCAGGAGGAGGGGATAGATCTGCCACGCTATGCTGTGTTAAACCGCGACCCTGACAAACCTGATG AGTGTAACCTGGTTGAGGGAGAAGACCAAGTTGAAGTTAACGGTGAAGTCTTTCCAAAACCCTTTGTAGAGAAACCAGTTTCTGCTGAGGACCATAATGTGTACATCTACTACCCAACTTCAGCTGGAGGAGGCAGCCAGCGTCTCTTTAGAAAG ATTGGGAGCAGAAGTAGTGTTTACTCTCCAGAGAGCAGTGTGAGGAAAACTGGCTCCTATATCTATGAAGAGTTCATGCCAACTGATGGCACAGATGTGAAG GTGTATACAGTAGGGCCAGATTACGCTCATGCAGAGGCTCGTAAGTCCCCTGCTCTCGACGGAAAAGTTGAGCGAGACAGTGAAGGCAAAGAAATCCGCTACCCAGTCATGCTCACTGCCATGGAGAAGCTTGTGGCCCGTAAAGTGTGTCTGGCATTCAAG CAAACAGTGTGTGGATTCGACCTTCTCCGAGCCAATGGCCACTCGTATGTGTGCGATGTCAACGGATTTAGCTTTGTGAAGAATTCCATGAAGTACTATGATGACTGTGCTAAGATCCTGGG AAATATAGTGATGAGGGAGCTGGCTCCTCAGTTCCAGATCCCCTGGTCCATACCTACAGAGGCTGAGGACATTCCTATTGTACCCACTACATCAGGGACCAT GATGGAGCTTCGCTGTGTGATTGCTGTGATCCGTCATGGAGATCGTACACCAAAGCAGAAGATGAAGATGGAAGTGCGGAATCCCAT GTTCTTTGAGCTTTTTGAAAAATACGGTGGGTATAAAACGGGCAAGCTGAAGCTAAAGAAACCCAAACAACTGCAG GAAGTTCTGGACATTACCAGGACACTTTTGGCAGACATAGGACAGCATACTGACTGTGAAATAGAGGAGAAGAAGTCCAAGCTTGAACAACTAAAGACTGTTCTAGAAAT GTATGGCCATTTCTCTGGAATCAATAGGAAAGTGCAGCTAACATATCTTCCTCATGGACAACCCAAAACATCCAGTGAGGAGGAAG ATACTCGTAAGGAGGGCCCCTCTATACTGCTGGTGCTGAAGTGGGGAGGAGAGCTGACTCCAGCTGGCAGAGTTCAGGCTGAAGAACTCGGCAGGGCTTTTCGCTGCATGTATCCTGGAGGTCAAG GGGATTATGCTGGCTTTCCAGGCTGTGGCCTGCTCAGGCTACACAGCACCTACCGGCATGACCTCAAGATCTATGCCTCTGATGAGGGCAGGGTGCAAATGACTGCTGCTGCCTTTGCAAAG GGTCTCTTGGCACTGGAAGGGGAACTGACACCGATCCTGGTCCAGATGGTAAAGAGTGCAAATATGAACGGCCTGCTGGATAACGATATCGATTCCCTCAGTGGCTGTCAGCAGAGGGTTAAGGCTAGACTTCATGAGATCATGCAGAAAGATGAAATCTTCACAGAAGAAGACTTTGACCGG CTGGCTCCAACATGCAGTAGCTCTCTGGTGAACTCTATGAAGGCTGTGGAGAATCCAGTTAGTACGTGTGATCAAGTCTACACCCTTGTCCAGAGCCTCACCTCACAGATCCGCAAAAGACTTGAAGACCCCAAATCAGCAG ATTTACAGCTGTACCACAGCGAGACACTGGAGATGATGCTGCAGCGCTGGTCTAAGTTGGAAAGGGACTTCCGCATGAAGAGCGGCCGCTACGACATCAGCAAGATTCCTGACATTTACGACTGTGTTAAGTATGATGTGCAGCACAACAGCTCTCTGGGCCTGGAGGACACATTGGAACTCTTCAAGATCTCTCGAGCACTAGCCAACATTGTCATACCTCAG GAGTACGGCATTAATAAGGTGGAGAAGCTGGATATTGCGTATGCCTACTGTCTGCCTTTAGTGAAGAAGATTCAGCTTGACCTTCAGAGGACACATGAGGACGAGTCTGTAAACAAGCTGCATCCACT ATATTCACGTGGAGTGCTGTCACCAGGCAGGCATGTCCGAACTCGGCTGTATTTCACGAGTGAGAGTCACGTCCACTCGCTGCTTAGCATCTTCCGTTATGGTGGCCTATTAGAT GAGGAGAAGGACCAGCAGTGGAATAGAGCCATGGATTATCTGAGTGCAGTGACTGAGCTCAACTACATGACCCAGATCGTCATTATGCTCTATGAAGACAACAATAAG GACCCATCCTCTGAAGAGCGCTTCCATGTGGAACTGCATTTCAGCCCTGGGGTCAAAGTATCTGAGGAGGAGAGCGCTCCGATGGGCTTTGGCTTCCGACCAGCCTCTGCTGAA AATGATCAGAAGCAAACAGACCCTGGTAGTTTGGAAAATCTCTTACAAGATGAGCCTGACCGCGCTTTGCCCCTTTCAGAGGCCATCAGCACCCAGAGGAAATCCCCTCTGATCCGGAATCGCAAGACTGGCTCCATGGAG gtCCTGTCAGAAAGCTCGTCCTCTAAAGGGGGCAGCTATCGCCTCTTCCCCTCCTGCTCACGTCAGTCTCCAGAGATGAAGCAGAGCGGATTAG GCTCTCAGTGCGCTGGTCTCTTCAGCACCACCGTCCTGGGGGGCTCCTCTAGTGCCCCCAACCTTCAGGACTACGCACGCACACACCGCAAAAAATTCTCCTCGGGCAGTTTGACCTGTAAAGACG GAATCCAAAAaagtttgaagcaaaaacatg AGTTGTTGTCTATGCCGGCAGTAAAGAGATTTTCTGTGTCGTTTGCAAAGCATCCGACTAATG TTTCATCAACTTTTTAA